The following proteins come from a genomic window of Enterobacter chengduensis:
- a CDS encoding efflux RND transporter periplasmic adaptor subunit: MNRYLSLLPFVLLTLTACDPKSEQAAPLPRMVKVAEVTLPGHAQQRVFPARIESGDATDLSFKRAGQIEALDIRQGAAIKQGQQLARLNAREAQQRVNDRQTAATLAQRQFDRFQTLAGRQAISKAEMDVQRANRDSANAALQIAREELNQMTLVAPFSGTVASVHVRNHQVVSAGQPVLTLTRTDLLDVVFSIPENLFRTFDIRNAQYRPVVRINAFPDREFTAVYKEHSGSSDSNTLTWQVILTMPRPDDFPAVGGVSGTVTINLTNLPAGAGAEALVVPVEAVFNPNNSPRNEPHVWVVAGEGDALHLEDRKVSVGQVTTEGVVITHGLKAGERVVAAGVGELHANQPVRVWTRERGL; the protein is encoded by the coding sequence GTGAACCGCTACCTCTCTCTTTTACCGTTCGTTTTGTTAACGCTCACGGCATGTGACCCGAAATCCGAGCAAGCTGCCCCCCTGCCGCGCATGGTAAAAGTGGCGGAGGTGACGCTCCCCGGCCACGCCCAGCAGCGCGTTTTTCCCGCACGCATAGAATCGGGTGATGCCACAGACCTTTCCTTCAAGCGCGCGGGTCAAATTGAGGCGCTCGATATCCGTCAGGGCGCAGCCATCAAGCAGGGGCAGCAGCTTGCGAGATTAAATGCCCGTGAAGCCCAGCAGCGCGTTAACGACAGACAAACAGCGGCAACGCTGGCCCAGCGGCAGTTCGACCGCTTCCAGACGCTGGCGGGCCGCCAGGCTATCTCTAAAGCAGAAATGGACGTGCAGCGCGCGAACCGCGACTCGGCAAATGCGGCGCTGCAGATTGCCCGTGAAGAGCTCAATCAAATGACGCTCGTCGCCCCCTTCAGCGGAACGGTGGCCAGCGTGCATGTCCGAAACCATCAGGTGGTGTCTGCGGGTCAGCCTGTTTTGACGCTGACCCGCACAGACCTGCTGGACGTGGTGTTTAGTATTCCTGAGAACCTGTTCAGAACCTTTGATATTCGTAACGCGCAGTATCGTCCCGTGGTGAGAATTAACGCCTTCCCGGATCGGGAGTTTACCGCCGTCTATAAAGAGCACTCGGGCAGCAGCGACAGCAACACCCTGACCTGGCAGGTGATCCTCACCATGCCGCGCCCGGATGATTTTCCCGCCGTGGGCGGCGTAAGCGGTACGGTGACAATCAATCTAACCAACCTCCCGGCAGGTGCGGGCGCCGAGGCGCTGGTCGTCCCGGTGGAGGCGGTCTTTAACCCAAACAACAGCCCGCGCAATGAGCCGCACGTCTGGGTCGTCGCGGGAGAAGGCGACGCGCTCCATCTTGAAGACCGCAAGGTCAGCGTGGGGCAAGTCACCACCGAGGGCGTTGTCATTACGCACGGGCTCAAGGCGGGCGAGCGCGTGGTGGCTGCAGGCGTTGGTGAGCTTCATGCTAACCAGCCGGTACGTGTCTGGACGCGTGAACGGGGACTGTAA
- the shiA gene encoding shikimate transporter, translating into MDSTLISDRPGEETPSLNRARRAALGSFAGAVVDWYDFLLYGITAALVFNREFFPQVSPAMGTLAAFATFGVGFLFRPLGGVIFGHFGDRLGRKRMLMLTVWMMGIATALIGVLPSFSAIGWWAPVLLVTLRAIQGFAVGGEWGGAALLSVESAPKNRKAFYSSGVQVGYGVGLLLSTGLVSLISQLTTDAQFLSWGWRIPFIFSIVLVIAALWIRNGMEESAEFEQQQQEKPAAKKRLPVMEALIQHPGAFLKIIALRLCELLTMYIVTAFALNYSTQNLGLPRELFLNIGLLVGGISCLTIPFFAWLADRFGRRRVYITGALIGTLSAWPFFMALEAQSVFWIVFFAIMLANIAHDMVVCVQQPMFTELFGASYRYSGAGVGYQVASVVGGGFTPFIAAALVTFSGGNWHSVAIYLLAGCLLSAATALLMKETRHG; encoded by the coding sequence ATGGACTCCACCCTCATCTCCGACCGCCCCGGCGAGGAGACCCCTTCGCTCAATCGTGCCCGCCGCGCAGCCCTGGGCAGCTTCGCGGGCGCCGTCGTCGACTGGTATGATTTTCTGCTTTACGGCATCACTGCCGCGCTGGTCTTCAACCGCGAGTTCTTTCCGCAGGTCAGCCCCGCGATGGGCACGCTCGCCGCCTTTGCCACCTTCGGCGTCGGGTTTCTGTTTCGCCCGCTGGGCGGGGTGATCTTCGGCCACTTCGGCGACCGTCTCGGCCGCAAGCGCATGCTGATGCTCACCGTCTGGATGATGGGGATCGCCACCGCGCTGATAGGCGTTCTCCCGTCGTTTTCCGCCATTGGCTGGTGGGCACCGGTACTGCTTGTCACCCTGCGCGCCATCCAGGGCTTCGCCGTGGGCGGCGAATGGGGCGGTGCGGCGCTGCTGTCCGTCGAGAGCGCGCCGAAAAACCGTAAAGCGTTTTACAGCAGCGGCGTGCAGGTGGGTTACGGCGTAGGCCTGCTGCTCTCCACGGGGCTGGTATCGTTAATCAGCCAGCTCACCACCGACGCGCAGTTCCTGAGCTGGGGCTGGCGCATTCCGTTCATCTTCAGCATCGTTCTGGTGATTGCCGCCCTGTGGATCCGTAACGGGATGGAGGAGTCCGCTGAATTCGAACAACAGCAGCAGGAAAAACCGGCCGCCAAAAAACGGCTGCCGGTGATGGAAGCCCTGATTCAGCACCCTGGCGCTTTTCTGAAAATTATCGCCCTGCGGCTGTGCGAACTGCTGACGATGTATATCGTCACCGCGTTTGCCCTGAACTATTCGACGCAGAATCTCGGCCTGCCGCGCGAACTGTTCCTGAATATCGGCCTGCTGGTGGGCGGGATCAGCTGCCTGACCATCCCCTTCTTTGCCTGGCTGGCGGACCGGTTTGGCCGCCGTCGCGTTTACATCACCGGGGCGCTGATTGGCACCCTCAGCGCCTGGCCGTTCTTTATGGCGCTGGAGGCGCAGTCCGTCTTCTGGATCGTCTTCTTCGCCATCATGCTCGCGAATATCGCTCACGATATGGTGGTCTGCGTGCAGCAGCCGATGTTTACCGAGCTGTTCGGCGCAAGCTATCGCTACAGCGGCGCGGGCGTAGGCTACCAGGTCGCCAGCGTGGTCGGCGGTGGGTTTACGCCGTTTATTGCTGCCGCGCTGGTGACCTTCTCCGGCGGTAACTGGCACAGCGTGGCGATTTATCTGCTGGCCGGCTGTCTGCTGTCGGCGGCGACGGCGCTGCTGATGAAAGAGACGCGCCACGGCTGA
- a CDS encoding universal stress protein, with amino-acid sequence MYKNILVPVDVYETSLADKALQHAHFLAQSASGDVHLLHVMPKFSAELTRGFISDARKMDEYMINNSREKLSDLVKKLNLPEERVHLHVRSGNVRDEVIKLADELAVGAIIVGSRNPNIQTHLLGSEAASIVRYAHVPVFVIR; translated from the coding sequence ATGTACAAAAACATTCTCGTTCCGGTGGATGTCTACGAGACAAGCCTGGCGGATAAAGCGTTGCAGCATGCCCATTTTCTGGCGCAGAGCGCATCGGGTGACGTTCATTTGCTGCACGTGATGCCAAAATTTTCAGCCGAGCTGACGCGTGGTTTTATTTCAGATGCGCGTAAGATGGATGAATATATGATTAATAATTCGAGGGAAAAACTCTCTGACCTGGTCAAAAAATTGAATTTGCCAGAAGAGCGCGTTCACCTCCACGTCCGGAGCGGGAACGTTCGTGATGAGGTGATTAAGCTTGCGGATGAACTTGCCGTCGGCGCGATTATTGTCGGCTCCCGAAATCCCAATATTCAAACCCATTTATTGGGCTCAGAGGCGGCAAGTATCGTTCGTTACGCCCATGTTCCTGTTTTCGTTATTCGTTAA
- a CDS encoding efflux RND transporter permease subunit, with amino-acid sequence MDISRQFINNPIRVWLTILLLGVGGIYALLNIGRLEDPAFTIKTAVVITHYPGASAQQVEEEVTLPLENALQQLPYLDNVSSISSNGLSQITVNIASRYHSNELPQIWDELRRRVGDASRQFPPGVVTPFVNDDFGDVFGFFFAISGDEFSNPELVRYAEQLRRELVLVPGVGKVAIGGAVSQQVNIDISLTKMAARGITLNQLSALLGRLNVVSSAGEISSGTESIRLHPTGEFENLDELADLIITPSGTGAATRLRDIATLSRGLNESPASIYHANGRKAVTMGVSFIPGVNVIDVGHALEAKLNQMSAEKPAGIHIDLFYDQAAEVGHSVNGFIINFLMALAIVIGVLLIFMGVRSGIIIAFSLALNVLGTLLIMYLWGIELQRISLGALIIALSMLVDNAIVIVEGVLVARQQGSPLLTAINYIIRRSALPLLGATVIAILAFAPIGLSQDSTGEYCKSLFQVLLISLMLSWFSALTITPVLIKWWLFKNDGAAAKPDESDPYDKRLYRLYQSLLNALLFRKAPTLIVMAALLAASVWGFGAVRQNFFPSSNTPIFFVDLWLPYGTDIKWTEKMTGDIEKTINGQPGVETTVSTIGQGSMRFILTYSGQRQYSNYAQIMVRMDAQRNISALTRHVDEYIARNYPQVNASTKRVMFGPSGDSAIEVRIKGPDPDRLRLIASRVDDILASDPATGSVRNDWQNRSKVIRPQYVAALGRELGVDKQDVDNALEMNFSGSRAGLYREGSDLLPVVVRPPESERLDANHLNNVLVWSQTRQQYIPLSNVVSRFSLEWEDPLILRRDRSRVLTVMTDPDPLSQQTSGDILARVKPRIDALALPHGYSIEWGGDAENSSEAQQGLFTTLPIGFLVMFVITVLMFSSVKNAVAIWLTVPLALIGVTPGFLITGIPFGFMALIGLLSLSGMLIRNGIVLVEEIEQQKAHKAQREAIVYAATSRLRPILLTAFTTVLGLAPLLLDVFFQSMAVVIMFGLGFATILTLLVLPVIYACFHRKDEAKQQ; translated from the coding sequence ATGGATATCTCTCGCCAGTTTATTAATAACCCCATTCGCGTCTGGCTAACGATCCTGCTGCTCGGCGTGGGGGGCATTTACGCCCTGCTCAACATTGGCAGGCTGGAAGATCCGGCCTTTACCATCAAAACCGCCGTGGTCATTACCCACTATCCTGGCGCCTCCGCTCAGCAGGTCGAAGAGGAGGTGACGCTTCCGCTGGAGAATGCCCTTCAGCAGCTGCCTTATCTGGACAATGTCAGCTCGATCTCTTCAAACGGCCTGTCGCAAATCACCGTGAACATTGCCTCGCGCTATCATTCGAACGAACTGCCGCAGATCTGGGACGAGCTGCGTCGTCGCGTGGGCGATGCCTCGCGCCAGTTCCCGCCCGGCGTCGTGACGCCCTTTGTAAATGACGATTTCGGCGACGTGTTCGGTTTTTTCTTTGCGATTTCCGGGGACGAATTCAGCAATCCTGAACTGGTGAGATATGCCGAGCAGCTGCGTCGCGAACTGGTTCTGGTCCCCGGCGTGGGTAAAGTTGCCATCGGCGGAGCCGTCAGCCAGCAGGTCAACATCGATATCTCCCTGACCAAAATGGCCGCGCGCGGCATCACGCTTAACCAGCTTTCCGCCCTGCTCGGCAGGCTGAACGTAGTTTCCAGCGCCGGAGAAATCAGCTCGGGAACGGAATCCATTCGCCTGCATCCGACCGGTGAGTTCGAAAATCTGGATGAACTGGCCGACCTCATCATCACGCCTTCCGGCACCGGGGCAGCGACGCGTCTGCGGGATATCGCCACGCTGTCGCGCGGGCTGAACGAATCGCCCGCCAGTATCTACCATGCTAACGGCAGAAAAGCCGTCACCATGGGCGTCTCGTTTATTCCCGGCGTGAACGTGATCGACGTGGGCCACGCGCTGGAGGCGAAGCTAAACCAGATGTCAGCGGAAAAACCGGCAGGGATACACATCGACCTGTTTTACGACCAGGCCGCCGAAGTGGGCCACTCTGTTAACGGGTTTATTATTAACTTCCTGATGGCGCTGGCGATTGTTATCGGCGTGCTGCTGATCTTTATGGGCGTACGCAGCGGGATCATCATTGCGTTCTCCCTCGCGCTTAACGTGCTGGGCACGCTGCTGATCATGTATCTGTGGGGCATTGAGCTGCAGCGCATCTCGCTCGGGGCGCTGATCATCGCCCTGAGCATGCTGGTGGATAACGCCATCGTGATTGTTGAAGGGGTGCTGGTTGCGCGTCAGCAGGGCTCCCCGCTGTTGACCGCCATTAACTACATCATCCGGCGCTCCGCCCTGCCGCTGCTGGGGGCGACGGTGATCGCCATCCTGGCATTTGCGCCTATCGGGCTGTCGCAGGATTCTACCGGGGAATATTGTAAATCCCTGTTCCAGGTGCTGCTGATTTCCCTGATGCTGAGCTGGTTCTCGGCGCTCACCATCACGCCGGTGCTGATTAAGTGGTGGTTGTTTAAAAACGACGGTGCGGCCGCGAAGCCCGACGAGTCAGATCCTTACGACAAACGCCTCTACCGCCTTTATCAGAGCCTCCTGAACGCGCTGCTGTTCCGCAAAGCGCCAACGCTCATCGTGATGGCTGCTCTGCTGGCCGCGTCAGTCTGGGGTTTTGGCGCCGTGCGGCAAAACTTTTTCCCCTCGTCAAATACGCCGATTTTCTTTGTCGACCTCTGGTTACCGTACGGCACCGATATCAAATGGACCGAGAAGATGACCGGCGATATCGAGAAAACCATTAACGGCCAGCCCGGCGTGGAAACCACCGTCTCCACCATCGGTCAGGGCAGCATGCGCTTTATTCTGACCTATAGCGGACAGCGGCAGTACAGCAACTACGCGCAGATCATGGTGCGCATGGATGCCCAGCGCAACATCTCCGCACTGACGCGCCACGTGGACGAGTACATCGCGCGAAACTATCCGCAGGTTAACGCCAGCACCAAACGCGTGATGTTTGGCCCCTCCGGCGACAGCGCCATTGAGGTACGCATCAAGGGCCCCGATCCTGACAGGCTGCGCCTGATTGCCAGCCGGGTGGACGATATTCTGGCGAGCGACCCGGCGACGGGCAGCGTGAGAAACGACTGGCAAAACCGCAGCAAGGTGATCCGTCCGCAGTACGTCGCCGCGCTGGGCCGCGAGCTTGGCGTGGACAAGCAGGACGTCGACAACGCGCTGGAGATGAACTTTTCCGGCAGCCGGGCGGGATTATACCGGGAAGGCAGCGACCTGCTTCCGGTCGTGGTGCGCCCGCCGGAAAGCGAACGGCTGGACGCCAATCACCTGAACAACGTGCTGGTCTGGAGCCAGACGCGACAGCAGTATATCCCGCTAAGCAACGTCGTTAGCCGCTTCTCGCTGGAGTGGGAAGATCCGCTCATCCTTCGGCGCGACCGCTCGCGGGTGCTGACGGTGATGACCGACCCCGATCCCCTTAGCCAGCAAACCTCCGGCGATATCCTCGCCCGGGTGAAGCCGCGCATTGACGCCCTCGCCCTGCCCCACGGCTATAGCATCGAGTGGGGAGGCGATGCGGAAAACTCCAGCGAAGCACAGCAGGGGCTCTTCACCACGCTGCCGATCGGGTTCCTGGTGATGTTTGTTATCACCGTGCTGATGTTCAGCTCGGTGAAAAACGCCGTCGCCATCTGGCTGACCGTGCCGCTGGCGCTGATTGGCGTCACGCCGGGATTCTTGATCACCGGGATCCCGTTCGGCTTTATGGCGCTGATCGGCCTGCTCAGCCTGAGCGGAATGCTCATCCGCAACGGCATCGTGCTGGTGGAAGAGATCGAGCAGCAGAAGGCGCACAAAGCTCAGCGCGAGGCGATCGTCTACGCCGCCACCTCGCGCCTGCGCCCTATCCTGCTTACCGCGTTTACGACCGTACTGGGCCTGGCGCCGCTGCTGCTGGATGTTTTCTTCCAGAGCATGGCCGTTGTGATTATGTTTGGACTGGGGTTTGCTACAATCCTGACGCTGCTGGTACTTCCCGTAATCTACGCGTGTTTCCATCGTAAGGACGAAGCCAAACAACAATGA
- a CDS encoding aminopeptidase P family protein, producing MSSTSPLSALRHWLEASHLDGMIVPRADAWQSEYCAPYDEKLAWLTGFDGSAGVALVLQNKALLFVDGRYQVQARVQVNTDEIAIHHLHNEPLAQWLAENVAAGTRIGFDALLMTNTEFEQLSTTPCELVPLKASPFDTLWTDRPAAPAGLIREMPIEHSGERSADKRQSVAAVLAANGADYLAITLPDNIAWLLNVRGADIPYSPVPLSFALLGRDGHVEWFVNDNKLSALPDDVRGAFTLAPQDTFIDRCQQIAEGKRVMVDADSAPVALRFAIEPRGEIVWQTDPITLMKATKNPVELAGYRECHHRDGAAWVNFLAWLSREVPRREAAGHPLTELDVQAQQLAFRQQQPGFIEQSFATISASSSNAAMCHYHSSVASNKPIGHDHFYLNDSGGQYANGTTDATRMLAWGNVGPQQRLHYTAVLRGFLSLITLQFPSGTQGHQLDAFARRPLWEMGLDYDHGTGHGVGHQLLIHENPHRIAKKVNPWPLVAGNIMTIEPGYYLGDSHGIRIENQVEIVESRPGFCRFASLTLIPIDLSQVELHLLSEQEIQWLNAYHREVREALAPLVNSEARTWLEEATAPIRL from the coding sequence ATGTCCAGCACATCTCCGCTCTCTGCCCTGCGCCACTGGCTTGAGGCCAGCCATCTCGACGGGATGATCGTCCCGCGCGCGGATGCCTGGCAGAGTGAATATTGCGCGCCCTACGACGAAAAGTTGGCCTGGCTGACGGGATTTGACGGTTCGGCCGGCGTGGCGCTGGTGCTGCAAAACAAAGCGCTGCTGTTCGTCGACGGACGCTATCAGGTTCAGGCCCGCGTTCAGGTTAATACGGATGAGATTGCGATCCACCACCTGCACAACGAGCCGCTGGCGCAATGGCTGGCAGAAAACGTTGCGGCAGGAACACGCATCGGTTTTGACGCGCTGCTGATGACCAACACGGAGTTTGAGCAACTGTCTACCACGCCGTGCGAGCTGGTTCCCCTGAAGGCCAGTCCGTTTGATACCTTATGGACCGACCGCCCTGCCGCGCCGGCGGGGCTTATCCGGGAAATGCCGATTGAGCACAGCGGCGAACGCAGCGCGGACAAGCGTCAGAGCGTCGCCGCCGTGCTGGCCGCAAATGGTGCCGATTATCTCGCCATTACCCTGCCGGATAACATCGCCTGGCTGTTAAACGTGCGCGGCGCGGATATCCCTTACAGCCCGGTACCGCTCTCCTTTGCCCTGCTGGGGCGTGACGGTCACGTTGAGTGGTTTGTTAACGACAACAAGCTCAGCGCGCTGCCTGACGATGTGCGCGGTGCTTTCACCCTCGCGCCGCAGGATACCTTTATCGATCGCTGCCAGCAGATTGCTGAAGGCAAACGGGTGATGGTTGATGCCGATTCCGCGCCGGTTGCCCTGCGCTTCGCCATTGAGCCACGGGGAGAGATTGTCTGGCAAACCGACCCCATCACCCTGATGAAGGCCACCAAAAACCCGGTCGAGCTGGCGGGCTATCGCGAGTGTCATCACCGGGACGGCGCCGCGTGGGTCAACTTCCTGGCCTGGCTGAGCCGTGAAGTGCCGCGGCGAGAGGCGGCAGGTCATCCGCTAACCGAGCTCGACGTCCAGGCGCAGCAGCTCGCGTTCCGTCAACAGCAGCCCGGCTTTATCGAGCAGAGCTTTGCGACTATCTCCGCCTCTTCGAGCAATGCGGCGATGTGCCACTATCATTCGAGCGTGGCCAGCAATAAGCCCATCGGCCACGATCATTTTTACCTGAACGATTCCGGCGGACAGTATGCTAATGGCACCACCGACGCCACGCGCATGCTGGCGTGGGGTAACGTCGGTCCGCAGCAGCGTCTGCACTACACTGCCGTGCTGAGAGGCTTCCTGTCGCTCATTACCCTGCAGTTTCCTTCCGGGACTCAGGGGCATCAGCTGGATGCATTCGCGCGTCGCCCGCTGTGGGAGATGGGGCTGGATTACGATCACGGCACGGGGCACGGCGTGGGGCACCAGCTGCTGATCCACGAGAACCCGCATCGCATCGCCAAAAAGGTCAACCCGTGGCCGCTGGTGGCGGGCAATATCATGACGATCGAGCCGGGCTACTATCTGGGCGATAGCCACGGTATTCGTATCGAAAACCAGGTGGAGATTGTGGAGAGCCGACCGGGGTTCTGCCGATTTGCCTCGCTGACGCTGATCCCGATCGACTTAAGCCAGGTTGAGCTGCATCTGCTGAGCGAGCAGGAAATACAGTGGCTGAATGCATACCACCGGGAGGTGCGTGAGGCGCTGGCACCGCTGGTGAACAGCGAGGCGCGTACGTGGCTGGAAGAGGCGACGGCACCGATTCGTTTGTAA
- a CDS encoding AMP nucleosidase gives MNNKGSSLTPAQALEQLDALYEQSVNALRNAISEYIETGKLPDEKARSEGLFVYPSLSVTWDGSASTTPKTRAYARFTHSGCYSTTVTRPALFRPYLEEQLTLLYQDYGAHIAVEPSRHEIPYPYVIDGSALTLDRSMSAGLTSHFPTTELSQIGDETADGIYHPAEFSPLSHFDARRVDFSLARLRHYTGTPVEHFQPFVLFTNYTRYVDEFVRWGCSQILDPESPYIALSCAGGIWITAETEAPEQAISDLAWKKHQMPAWHLITADGQGITLINIGVGPSNAKTICDHLAVLRPDVWLMIGHCGGLRESQLIGDYVLAHAYLRDDHVLDAVLPPDIPIPSIAEVQRALYDATKEVSGMPGEEVKQRLRTGTVVTTDDRNWELRYSASALRFNLSRAVAIDMESATIAAQGYRFRVPYGTLLCVSDKPLHGEIKLPGQANRFYEGAISEHLQIGIRAIDLLRAEGDKLHSRKLRTFNEPPFR, from the coding sequence ATGAATAATAAGGGCTCCAGCCTGACCCCGGCTCAGGCGCTGGAACAACTCGACGCGCTGTATGAACAGTCCGTCAACGCGCTGCGCAACGCCATCAGCGAATATATTGAAACAGGGAAACTTCCCGACGAAAAGGCCAGATCCGAGGGCCTTTTTGTTTATCCATCGCTCTCTGTGACCTGGGACGGCAGCGCCAGCACGACGCCAAAAACCCGCGCCTACGCCCGTTTTACCCACTCCGGCTGCTACAGCACCACCGTCACCCGCCCTGCACTGTTCCGCCCCTACCTCGAAGAACAGCTCACGCTGTTATACCAGGATTACGGTGCGCACATTGCCGTTGAGCCATCGCGGCATGAGATCCCCTATCCCTACGTGATTGACGGCTCGGCGCTGACGCTTGACCGCTCCATGAGCGCGGGGCTAACCAGCCACTTCCCGACCACTGAGCTTTCACAAATTGGCGACGAGACGGCTGACGGGATCTATCACCCGGCAGAGTTTTCTCCCCTGTCGCACTTTGATGCCCGCCGGGTCGATTTCTCACTGGCGCGCCTGCGCCACTACACCGGGACGCCGGTCGAACATTTCCAGCCGTTCGTGCTCTTTACCAACTACACCCGCTACGTTGACGAGTTTGTCCGCTGGGGCTGCAGCCAGATCCTCGACCCGGAAAGCCCCTACATCGCGCTCTCCTGCGCGGGCGGGATCTGGATTACCGCGGAGACCGAAGCGCCCGAGCAGGCCATTTCCGACCTGGCGTGGAAAAAACATCAGATGCCCGCCTGGCACCTGATCACCGCCGACGGTCAGGGCATCACGCTGATCAACATCGGCGTGGGCCCGTCAAACGCCAAAACCATCTGCGACCATCTGGCGGTGCTGCGCCCGGACGTCTGGCTGATGATTGGCCACTGCGGCGGCCTGCGCGAAAGCCAGTTGATTGGCGACTACGTGCTGGCCCACGCCTATCTGCGCGATGACCACGTGCTGGATGCGGTACTGCCGCCGGACATCCCCATCCCGAGCATCGCCGAAGTCCAGCGCGCCCTGTATGACGCCACCAAAGAGGTCAGCGGCATGCCGGGTGAAGAGGTTAAACAGCGCCTGCGCACCGGTACGGTCGTCACGACGGACGATCGCAACTGGGAGCTGCGCTACTCCGCCTCCGCGCTGCGGTTCAACCTGAGCCGCGCGGTGGCGATCGATATGGAGAGCGCCACCATCGCCGCGCAGGGATATCGCTTCCGCGTTCCCTACGGCACGCTCCTGTGCGTCTCCGATAAGCCGCTGCACGGTGAAATTAAGCTCCCGGGTCAGGCCAACCGCTTCTACGAAGGGGCTATCTCAGAGCATCTGCAAATTGGCATTCGCGCCATTGACCTGCTGCGGGCAGAAGGTGACAAACTGCATTCCCGCAAGCTGCGCACCTTCAACGAACCGCCGTTCCGCTAA
- a CDS encoding acyltransferase — protein MNATGLNIIKTLGCMTAVTFFTIYNTWDRYDYDYHWILGFLTFISTIATPLFFVVSGYLDGQSRHGSRWQLGKIKSLVTVFLFWITIYYLWEPYQRGYLIQPWFVFAFVVIYAFHPVVEWLSQRRALFCTAIAALLVFSYGYDLLSALYPDAHVLSLSPQYRLWTWLLFYLTGQLFCDPKIAEWISRKSVVRAAVIAIPFIYLFTWFYERHFFFALFKADRNAFILTGSQIYVLIVALVIAANGVRFRRNAELKESILAAISKTMTGVYIMHYSVFHLLTALIPVTSLGMKLTLIVLTFVSSVLFSMLVLSNAVAKKVITL, from the coding sequence ATGAATGCGACAGGGCTGAATATTATCAAGACGCTGGGCTGTATGACGGCGGTTACCTTCTTCACCATCTACAACACCTGGGATCGTTATGATTATGACTACCACTGGATCCTGGGATTTTTAACCTTCATCTCGACGATTGCCACACCGTTGTTTTTTGTGGTGTCGGGCTATCTCGACGGGCAATCCCGGCACGGGAGCCGCTGGCAGCTGGGCAAAATTAAAAGCCTGGTGACCGTCTTTCTTTTCTGGATAACGATCTACTACCTGTGGGAGCCGTATCAGCGCGGGTATTTAATCCAGCCGTGGTTCGTGTTCGCATTTGTCGTGATTTACGCCTTCCATCCTGTGGTGGAATGGCTCAGCCAGCGGCGAGCGCTGTTCTGCACCGCGATTGCTGCACTGCTGGTCTTTTCTTACGGATACGACCTGTTATCGGCGCTGTATCCTGACGCGCACGTCCTCTCCCTGTCACCGCAGTATCGGCTGTGGACATGGCTGCTGTTTTATCTGACGGGGCAACTCTTCTGCGACCCCAAAATAGCCGAGTGGATAAGCCGCAAATCGGTGGTTCGGGCAGCGGTTATCGCCATCCCATTCATCTACCTCTTTACCTGGTTTTACGAGCGCCACTTCTTTTTTGCCCTGTTTAAGGCCGACAGAAACGCCTTTATCCTCACCGGCTCTCAAATTTACGTTCTGATCGTCGCGCTGGTGATTGCGGCGAACGGCGTACGCTTTCGCCGCAATGCTGAACTGAAGGAGTCCATCCTGGCCGCCATCAGCAAAACGATGACCGGCGTGTACATTATGCACTACTCGGTATTTCATCTGCTGACGGCGCTGATACCGGTGACCTCTCTCGGCATGAAGCTGACGTTGATTGTGCTCACGTTCGTCAGCTCTGTTCTCTTCTCCATGCTGGTATTGTCTAACGCCGTGGCAAAAAAGGTGATCACCCTTTAA
- the pagP gene encoding lipid IV(A) palmitoyltransferase PagP, with protein MQRTFSAIWMFLFLFVAPLHAEPNVYGEQRISGWWNALTDDISQTWEQPQRYDVYLPFLSWHARFMYDKEKTDNYNEMPWGGGLGVSRYNEEGNWSALFAMMFKDSHNEWQPAMGYGWEKGWYLDDANDFRLGLGAAAGITARDDFANYVPLPFIFPLFSASYKRVTVQFTYIPGTYNNGNVLFAWLRLGF; from the coding sequence ATGCAACGCACCTTTTCGGCAATCTGGATGTTCCTGTTTTTATTCGTCGCACCGCTTCACGCGGAGCCCAACGTCTACGGTGAACAGCGCATCAGCGGCTGGTGGAATGCGCTGACGGATGATATTTCGCAAACCTGGGAGCAGCCTCAACGTTACGATGTGTACCTGCCATTTTTGAGCTGGCATGCCCGCTTTATGTACGACAAAGAAAAAACCGACAATTACAATGAAATGCCGTGGGGCGGTGGCCTGGGCGTCTCCCGCTATAACGAAGAGGGCAACTGGAGCGCCCTTTTCGCAATGATGTTCAAAGACTCGCACAACGAATGGCAGCCCGCGATGGGCTATGGCTGGGAGAAGGGCTGGTATCTGGATGACGCCAACGATTTCCGGCTTGGGCTCGGTGCCGCGGCGGGGATCACGGCGCGAGATGATTTTGCAAACTATGTCCCGCTACCGTTCATCTTCCCGCTGTTCTCGGCAAGCTACAAGCGCGTTACCGTCCAGTTCACCTATATTCCAGGAACCTATAACAACGGGAACGTGCTTTTTGCCTGGCTGCGCTTAGGCTTTTAA